GGGTTAGGCGCCTGGTTGAGTTACGGGCTAAAATCTTTTAACACAAATCTTCCCTCGCATATTGTGATTTCAGAACATCGCCCTTATAACGGCCCCCAATTGTGGGACGCCAACTTTTTGCCTGCGGTTAACAGCGGTGTGCGTGTCGTACCCGGCGATGAACCGATTCCCTTTCTCAAATCTCCCACTTCATATGAGCGACAACAACTGGAACTTTCATTGCTGACAAAAATGAATCAACGTCATTTAAAACACCGCCAGCACGATGCACAATTAGCGGGAAGAGTCGCCTCCTTTACTGCCGCTGCAGGTCTCCAACAACAGGCACCAGAGGCACTCGACTTATCGAAAGAAACGAAGGAAACGTTAAAACTTTATGGTGCGGAACGAGGAGACCAATCCAGTTATGCTTCACAATGTATCATGGCGCGTCGTCTGGTGGAGCGGGGAGTACGCTTTGTTGAAGTCATCGATGCCGTCGGTGCCTGCCGCGATAACTGGGACGCGGCACATCGCGATATCGCCTCGCATGAAAAGTATGCCCGTCGTGTGGATCAACCCATCGCCGCATTAATCAAAGACTTGAAACAACGTGGCTTACTGGAAGACACACTATTGGTTTTTTGTACCGAATTTGGACGTTCTCCCTGGGCTCAGGATGGGAAAGGCACCAAATCTCGCACGCATCACCCCAACGCTTTTTCCTGCTGGTTAGCTGGAGGCAGTGTGCGAGGAGGAGTCGTTTACGGAGAAACAGACGACATCGGCAACTATGTCGTAAAAGATATGGTCCACGTACATGATTTTCATGCGACCATCTTACACATCATGGGACTCGATCACGAAAAACTCACATACCGACACGCGGGCCGTGATTTCCGACTGACCGATGTGCATGGACATGTCGTGCAGGAAATCCTCAAAGCGTAGTCCCATTCGGTCCTAATGTTTCCTGGAGGGAATAAGTGCCCTTTGGCGAAGCCAGTCTTCGGCGCGACTTGGAAAAGTATCGACGTTAGAATTTTCAACTGGCCGCATCCCGTAACCGTGCCCTCCCGTTTCATAAATGTGTAGTTCAGCCCCCACACCGTTCTGCTTTAACGCGGTATAAAACTGGATGCTACTTAGCGGAGTGGCGCTATCGTTGTGAGCGTGCGCAAGAAATGTGGGTGGGGTCTTTTTCGAAACGGTGATCACTTCATTCAGCTTCCCCGTTTTTTCATCGAGCAGCCGCCAGGGATAAATCAACAAGCTAAAATCGGGGCGGCAAGAGACGTCATCGACCTTGTCTTGTGGTTTATAGGAGCGATCTTTAAACCGGGTCGTGACAAGCGACGCTGCCTGCCCCCCCGCAGAAAAGCCGATCACACCAATCTGATCGGGCTTGATGCCCCATTCTTTAGCGCGCTTGCGAACCAGGCTCAACGCCCGTTGTCCGTCTTGAAGTGGCCGCTCTGAAAAAGGAGGTAATTTCTGATTGGTCTGAGGAGTGGGTGTTTTTTGTTGTTTTGTGCGATAATGAACGACAAGTGCCGTAATACCTAATTGATTCAGCCATTCAGCCGCCTCGGAACCTTCTTTGTCCGTCACCACGTAACTATATCCGCCACCAGGAAAGATCAAAACCGCCGTTCCGTTTCGTTTTTCAGCAGGAGGTTGAAAGACATGTAACTGAGGCCGTGTAATATTCTTGACGCGCGTCGCTGGAGGATTTTCACTAGGGCGTCTGGGAAGTGGTCTGCCTGTCTCACGCGTTGTCTCGCCAGGAGCACGCCCCGGCCAGATGTCGATGATTGCATCTGGTTCACGTGCATTAGCAAAACTTAGTATGCTCAGCTGCATGCCAGAGATGAGAAACATGATCATCATGAACCGCTTCATGCCAGAATTTCCTTTATGATATTCGACGGTTCAACACCCGTCAGTTTGAAATCAAGACCCTGATGTCGATACGAAAAACGTTCATGATCGATACCAAGCAGGTGCAACACCGTGGCATGCAGGTCTCGAACATGAACCGGGTTTTCAGCAACGTTGTAACTGAAATCATCGGTGGTACCATAAGTCATGCCTGACTTGACACCCCCACCTGCCAGCCACATTGTGAAACAGCGGGGATGATGATCGCGGCCCCCTTCGGGACTGTTCCACTTACCCTGACCGGCCACTCCCCGACCGAATTCACCGCCCCAAACGACCAATGTATCATCCAACAACCCACGTTGTTTGAGATCTTTGACCAACGCCGCGCTGGCCTGATCCGTATCGCGACAACGAGCCACACACCATGACCCCAGACGGCTGTGATGATCCCAGTCCGGATGAAACAACTGCACGAACCGCACTCCGCGTTCGATCAGTCGTCGGGCCAGCACACAGTTGGCGGCATAGCTACCCGGACGACGCGAATCGGGTCCATAGAGCTCAAATGTGGATTCCGGTTCATCACTCAGATCATTTAACTCGGGAATACTGGACTGCATCCGCCAGGCCATCTCATACTGACGAATCCGCGTTTCAATTTCCGGGTCACCCGTTTCTTTGAGACGCATCTGATTCAATTCGGCAATACCATTCAACATTCCTCGTCTTATTTTGCGGGGGAGTCCATCCGGATCACGGAGATAAAGCACGGGCTCTTTCGAATTGCGAAGTTTGACTCCTTGATAGCGGGATGGCAAAAAACCGCTGCCCCAGTAATGATCGTAAAGTGGCTGATCGCTGGGACGCTTCATCTTGGAAATCAAAACCAGATAATCGGGCAGATTCCGATTCTCACTCCCCAGACCATAGCTGGTCCAGGCACCAATTGATGGTCGGCCTGCGAGTTGATGCCCTGTGAGGAATTTCGTCATTGCGGGGGCATGGTTAATCTGATCGGTCACCATCGATTTAATAAAACAGAGTTCGTCGGCCACCTCTCCATGGTAAGGCAGCCACTCTCCGAGTGTCGCACCACTTTCTCCATAACGCTTGAACTTGGTACGCGAAGGCATAATCAATTGTTTTTGATTCGCTGTCATTGTTGTGAGTCGTTGTCCGCGTCGCACACTCTCAGGAAGCTCCTTGCCGGCCCACTTCATCAGTCCCGGTTTATGGTCGAACAGTTCTATCTGTGAAGGACCACCTGATTGCGTGAGAAAAATCACGTTCTTGGCGCGGGGAGGTTTATGGGGCAAATCCGCCAGGCCGAGAGCCGTCTTTTGATCCGCGTGTAGAGATTTTGACTGTTCTAATAGACCCAGAGCCATGGCTCCCAAACTCACTCCGGCACCGCGTCCCAAAAAATAACGGCGGGAAACATCCATTGCCTGTTTTATGATTTGATCATTCATGGGTAATTGCCTCATCCAGATTAAAGACCATACTCGCAATGACCATATATGCGGCAAGCTCGCCAGGATCAACTTTGCTTTTATTTGGCGGTTGCCCCACATCCAATAGTTTGAATGCATCCTGTGGTTGACTTCGATAATGTTTGTGTGACATTTGAAATTCTCGCTCCAAAACAGCTTGTTCTCGCTTGTCCAAAGGTCGGGACAAAATGCGACGAGCGATCAAATCAAGCCGGTTTGAAATGGTCGTCTCTTTTGCCATCGCAGTCCGGGCCAACTCGCGTGAGGATTCCAAGACACTCAAATCATTCAGTAATGTCAGAGCCTGCAAGGGGGTATTTGTTCTTCGTGGACGCACTTCACACACACGACGTTGTGCACTATCAAACAAAAATGTTGGTGCACTCGATCGTCGCCAGAACGCATACAAGCTGCGCCGATATTGAGTGGCTCCTTGGCTGGGTTCATAACGATAGCGTCCCATAAACATTTCCGCCCAAACTCCTTCAGGTTGATAAGGCATGACGGGTGGGCCTCCCAACACCGGATTCAATAATCCGCTGGCTCGTAGCGCCGCATCGTGAATCATCCAACTTGGGAGACGAAACCGGGGTCCGCGCGCCAGCAGTCGATTCTCCGGATCGCGGGCTAATAATGCGGGGGAAACGTTGCTGCTTTGTTGATAGGTCTGACTGGTCACGATCAGACGCAGGATATGCTGTAAATCCCAATCGTGTTCCATCAACTCTACCGCTAACCAGTCAATCACTTCAGGATGAGTAGGCCGTTCTCCCTGTAAGCCAAAATCTCCCGGCGTCCGCACGAGTCCCATACCAAAACACATCTGCCATAAATGATTGGCAACCACCCGCGCTGTTAATGGGTTCTCACGGGAGACTAACCAACGCGCGAGATCAAGCCGATCCTTTGTTTTTTCTTTCGGTAGCGGAAAAATGGTTTTTGGTACCGAGCGAACCACTTCTTTTCCATGTTTATCCCAGACGCCCCGTTCCAGGATAAATGTTTTGCGCGGTTCCTTTCTCTCTGCTAAAACCATTACATTCAGGTCACCCGCCGCTTTTTTCACCTTGGAGAGTTGCGCATTCGCGCGATCCAGGTTTGCTTTCCTCTTCTGATATGCTGCGTGATCAACGAGAAACTGATTCAACAGTCTCTTTCTCAACTTCGCATCAATTTTTGAATCCTGACCCGACTTGACTGCTGCCAATTCTTCTAGGGGCATCGGATCCAGCGACCGCACTGCCTGACCAGGCTGATCCGTCAGCATCACACGAAATCTCCCAATGTTCGCGTTACCGACTGTCGAACGATGTAACATCACGAAGATCAACTCTTCCTGATCGTCCAGTACCAACGGTTCCTTTAATGCAAAAACGGCCATATGTCGCTGCTTCGGATCATGCGATTCCGTCGTCCAACCATTACGGGGATCATCATCCAGCGTGTCTTTGATTTTTCCGTACTTACGGCCTTTGGCATTCTTCTCAACATCGGCAACAGCGCTGGCGATTTCAATATCGCGTAACTGAGAACTCCCCTGACGACGCACCTGAAGCTTGACATCAGTCAAAATAAATTCACCATTTGCACCACGGGTTAATTTTCCATCCGTGTGCGAAGCATGCGGAAAGACTTCCAGCCGCAAGCCCGTGACACGTGGTAAATTCGTGGAAGCAATTAAGCGATAATCATCCTGTCTTGGATTCGGCCCACTGGTTTGAACCGTGCCATTCGCTTCTTGCGTGAGAACTGTTCCTTCGATTGAGTTCAACGATCTGGTTTGAGGCAGATGCCAAGACTGAAACCCTTGCTGTACTAAATCGGTTTGTTTAACCAACCACGGTTCAAACTCTCGTTCTGCCTGTTTTCGAGCAGCAGCTTCCAATGGTCTTCGTTCATCTACCACCTGCAGCGCTTCTTGAATCGCTTGCTTGCCGAACGGCGATTTAAATTTGAGATAAGGCTTCGCCCGCGTGCCTGCTTTGCCATCCTCATCAATACTGTTGAAGAACGCAAACAGACTGTAATAGTCAGCTTGTGAAATCGGATCAAACTTGTGAGAGTGACATTGGCAGCAACCGAGTGTCAATCCCAGCCAGACTGTTCCTGTGGTATTGACCCGATCAATCACATAATCGATTCGCGATTCCTCCGGATCGCGGCCCCCTTCACCATTAGTCATATGGTTGCGATGAAAACAGGTAGCCAACTTCTGTTCCGGCGTGGCATTCGGTAATAAATCGCCTGCAAATTGCTCGATCGTGAATTGATCGAACGGTTTATTTTCATTGAACGATTCCACAACCCAGTCCCGCCACGGCCAGTTGGTACGCGTGGCATCGCCCTGAAAGCCATCAGTGTCAGAATAACGCGCGAGATCAAGCCACCACATTGCCATCCGCTCGCCATAATGTTTTGATTTCAGCAAACGGTTTACGAGCTTCAGGTAGGCATTTTTAGATTCATCATTGACGAAAGACTCTACCTCTTCGGAAGTCGGAGGCAATCCGGTCAGGTCAAAAGAAAGCCGCCGAATGAGTGTTCGTTTTGATGCCAGTTGTGAAAGCTTTAAACCCTCCTCGGCCAGTTTACGTTGGACGAACTCATCAATCGGATTGAGTTCCTGATTTACCAACTCTGTTTTCAACGGTTTCTCAAATGCCCAATGCCTGCCCCACTCTGCTCCCTCGGCGATCCATTTTTTAAGCGTCGCAATTTGTTTCTTTGTTAACTTTTTCCGATGAGAGTCGGGGGGTGGCATTAAGAGATCAGGATCACTGGTTGTAATCCTGGCAAATAATTCACTCGCCTCTGGTTTTCCTGGAACGATGGCAGTCGTTCCATCACGATCCTGAGTCGCCTCTTCCTGTTGATCAAGACGCAAGTCCGCTTCTCGATGAGTGGGGTCAGGACCATGACAATGAAAACAGCGGTCGGACAGAATCGGAAGAATATCACGACTGAAGTTCACTTCACCCGCCAGGCAGATCTTATCAAAAGTCAATAAGACGAAAACGATTATTAATGGTTTGAAAAGACTGGCAATTGGTTTCAAAACAGAAGGATATCCAAGTGAAGAAATCATGAGGCAGGCAAAGTCATACACGCAGTAATTTCATGTTACTTAGGGGGTTACCTCAGGTCCAGAGTAACCACTAAAAGTCGCCTCCAGGGAGTAGACTGGATTCACATCATATTGCAATGACAGAGTAATGCTCTCCTATACGAGCCTGACCTAATAGGAAGTTTCAATAGATAACAATAGATCTACTTTGGTAGCTTTTTGTTTATTATCAAGAATATCTGAAAATAAGTTGACCACTCCTCTTAACCTTATATAATTAAATAATTATTACTAATATATATTAACAATTGATTGTATATTAATTACGTTGTGTGTGAATTACTAGAAAAAGACTTATTTTTTAGGATTAATCAAAGTTCTCCGGATCATAATTTTTTATTTTATAATCTTAAGTAAATTAGACGCTCATAGTTCCCGTTTTCCAAATATTTCATAAGTTTTTTAAAGGAAATGAACAATGGACCATTTAGTGAGAAGAAAGGCGTTTACGTTAATTGAATTATTGGTCGTGATTGCCATCATCGCAATTCTCATCGCTCTACTCTTACCGGCGGTACAACAAGCCCGTGAAGCGGCTCGGCGGTCACAGTGCAAAAACAATATGAAACAACTCGGTCTTGCTTTCCACAACTACCATGACAATTTTAATATGCTCCCAACAGGGTATTTCCATAGCTATGGATACATCAGTGGGTGGGTACCACGCATTTTCCCATATATTGAAGAGGCAGCTCGTTACAATGCGATAGATAATTTAGGTGAATTGACTAGAGTTCAGCCTTACCGCTTTACAACTCCACCGCACAATGGTGACATCAATCTCTATACCGATCCCATCACTGTATTGATATGCCCTTCGTCAGAAATTGGAGAGCGTGCAGGAGACTATACAACAGGATGGGGTGGCAATCCCGGAAATGATGCTTCCTTGCACTACCGAGGAAATGCAGGATCAGTGGATGTCGGATTAGTCAATGGAACTAATTCCAGTCGGCATTATGTCACATCTGGCGTCCTCTATCCCCGTCACAAAACTCGCTTCAGAGATATAACCGATGGCACAACCAATACTTTTTTGCTAGGTGAATTATCAAGTTACATTGGATGGAGCGGCGCAAAAGGTGGCTGGGACGATATTGCTCCCTGGACATGGGCTTCATATGCTTACGGAAGCCCTGCAGGTAACGATGGTTATTTAATGTTGGATACAAAGGCGGTTCAATATCCAATTGGATCAGGTAATCATTCACAATATGGAGTTGGATGGCGCAGCCAACACGTAGGAGGTGCTCACATGCTTCTCTGTGATGGAAGTGTACGATTCCTGTCAGCAAGTTTGAACCTGGACCTTCTTAAAGCGATTGCAACGCGGTCAACTGGTGAAGTCCTCGGAGAGTTTTAATTTAAACTCTTTGAAATCATGATCTCTTTACCTAATTTTCTTCTCAGAAATCTTTTGCAGAATGATGTAATGAATAAGCTAAAATTACAATTTGTAGTCTGTTTTGTCTTATTGACTCTTTCCGCTTTCACTGGTTGTTCAGGAAATTCAGATGAATTACCTACAGGAAAAGTGTATGGAAAAGTGACCTACAAGGGAAAACCGCTGCCATTAGGCTCAGTTACTTTCATACCTGACGGAATGGGAAAAGCAGCTTCTGGAGAGATTCAAGAAGATGGGTCCTATGTGCTCACAACTTATTCCAAGGGTGATGGTGCGATCATAGGAAATCACAAAGTGATGATCATTTCTGAGCGTGACACATCTAATCTTCCAGCAGAATCTGCTGCTGCAAACGAAGACTTATCTCTCATTCCTGAAAAGTATAGTATGAGCCCCAAGACTTCTGGGCTGACTGCGATTGTCAAAGAGGACGGAAATGAAATCAATTTTGACTTAAAATAACAGAATAAAATAGATATTTGTTTGATCTTTAGCCCAGGTAGTCACTCTGCCTGGGCTACTTTTTTCTTCTTTAAGTCTACATTGATCGATTCTTTTTCTAAATGTCTCCTAGGAACACCTCAGGCAAAAAACAAAAAACAGAGCTTTTATCTAGCCTCAAATTGTCTACTGGCAACTCCCAATTCGCATTAATGTGTGCCGCTGGATATAATTGAATTGTGGATTTCTGTTTGCAAAACTCCTCCATTTGGGACATCAGCCTCTAACGATTCGCAATCGATTGTGTCTCCTGAAGTGGTATACGATTAAAAGCACCGCTAAAACAAAGAACCTCAATGAGTACGAATTCGCATTCCAGTCGTAAACAATTCGAACAATACAAAACAGAATTTCATGAAGAACATGCTCCCCAACAGGGCAAAAAATCTTCAAAACGAGAACGTTCTTCATGGGAACTGGTACGCAGCTTCTTCGATCTACTCAAATTGCATCGCTGGTCCGTCATTCTCTCATTGGTCACCTTGACCATCGCCACACTCCTGGCACTTATTCCTCCTGCTGCAACGAAATTTGTCGTCGATTATGTTCTGGATAAAAACCCACTCCCTCCGATGACGCCTCAGTGGATTCCTCATGACCCCTGGCCACTATTGGTCTTTATCACGATTAGCGTCATATTGATTTCAATGATTCGTATCGGATTGCAAATCTGGGGGCGCTGGCACGCGACTCGCGTAACCAAACTCATTCAAATGAAAGTAAGAAAAGACGTATTTGCACAAGCAGTTCGTCTCCCCTTGCATCGTATTCAGGAATTAAAATCAGGTGGGGCGGCCAGTATCCTGCGTGAAGATGCCGGCAGTGTAGGTGAACTGGTTTTTGGGATGCTCTATAACCCCTGGCGTGCCATCATCCAATTATTGGGGAGCTTAATCATTCTGGCGTGGGTAGACTGGCGATTACTCCTGGGGGCACTGTTTCTGGTCCCCATGGTTTACCTGACGCATCGTACGTGGATCAGTCGAATTCGACCACAGCATCGCAAAATCAGGGCGCAACGCGTCAACGTCGATGGTTTGGCAACAGAATCATTTGGTGGTATGAGAGTCGTCCGCGCCTTTGGCAGACAGCGTTCAGAAACAAGCCGCATTTTACGCGGGAACCATTTGATGGGACGCCAGGAATTGTACGCCTGGTGGTGGTCGCGACTCATTGAAATCGTGTGGGAAACCGTGATCCCTGTCGCGTCGGCGTGCCTGCTTTTATATGGTGGCTGGCAGGTACTGCAAGGACAACTCACCTTAGGTGACCTGGTGATGTTTCTTGCCTATTTATTAATGTTACTGGGTCCCTTAGCGGTACTCGCTCAAAGCGCAGCTCAGTTCCAAAATAGTCTCTCCGGTTTTGACCGCGTGCTCGATCTATTAGCAGAACCCCGTGAAATGGAATCATCCACCGCGCGAACGATTGGCAAATCAGAGATTTCCGGACGGATCACGTTTGAAAATGTCAGTTTCCAATATCCCAGCTCAGAACAATTTGCGTTGCAGGATATCTCTATCGAAGTTGAACCGGGTGAAACCATTGCGCTCGTCGGTCCCAGTGGAGCCGGCAAAACCACGTTCTGCAATCTTGTCGCACGCTTCTATGATCCAACCACAGGACGTGTATTACTCGATAGTTCCGATTTAACAGAGCTTGATGTCGAAAGCTATCGTAATCACATTGGCGTCGTGGAACAGGATGTCTTTCTCTTTGATGGAACGGTGGCTGATAACATCGGCTACGGAGACCGCCACACCATTGACGAGGAAATACTACACGCTGCAGAAATTTCCAACGCGCATGAATTTATCAAAGACCTTCCCAACGGCTACCACACATTAATTGGTGAACGCGGCGTCAAGCTAAGTGGAGGACAAAGACAACGGCTGGCCATTGCCCGTGCGATTCTGGCAGATCCACGTATTTTAATTTTTGATGAAGCGACGAGTAATCTCGACACAGAAAGTGAACGATTAATCCAGGCGAGTCTGACTTCATTAATGCAGGATCGTACCTGTTTTGTAATTGCACACAGACTCAGCACAATTACGCATGCGGACCGCATCGTTCTATTTGAAGCAGGACGTATTACGGAAATTGGCACTCATGATGATCTTATGGAAGCAGACGGAAAATATCGCGAGATGGTTCTGCTACAAACCAGCCCCGCTGAAGTCAGCTAAGATGAGAGCACATGCATGTTGTGTGCACATTCGTCTTGCCTGATCACATTCGCTGTTTGATTTTGCAAATTGAAATGCCTATTTCGCATGTCTATAATTTGATATGTCAACAGATGATTGATCTCTATTTCAGAAATTCAACTTTGTTAAAACTACTGGGTGTTCCCCCAAGGAAACAGTGTAATGAAATTATTGCATCATGGTCGGTATGCTTTGTTATTGAAGTTCAGTCTCGCTTTGGGTATTTCAATCAGCGCAACTCAATATAAAATCGACCAGCAAGGGGTTGCTTACGCTGGAGAAACGAAACAGCCACCAGCCAAAAAGTCTAACAAGGTGCTGTTAGGCACGGATGATCTGACATCCGGTATTCCAGGGAAAGGCCCGTTAACTGTCAAAGAAATTAAGGAATGGTTGAGTCAACCAGAAAATCATGAAATTCTGGAAGTAAGTTTGCCACTCGGCCTCAGTGCGGGAACCGCACAAATTGTAGGCCTCAAAGAAAATCCGCTCACCAGAGCAAAAATAGAACTGGGCAGACAACTTTATTTCGATACTCGGCTCTCCGCAGACAATACCGTTAGTTGTGCCAGTTGCCATCATCCAGACGAAGGATACGGGCGTCGAACTCAATTCGGTGTCGGTATTAAAGGATTGCAAGGGGGACGTAACTCTCCTGTCAGCTACAACCGCATTCTCAGTGGTGCACAATTCTGGGATGGTCGTGCCGCTTCATTGGAAGAACAGGCAGTCGGCCCCATCGCCAATCCGATAGAAATGGGAAATACGCACGAAAATGCTGTAAAAACAGTCAAAGAGATTCCTGGCTACCAGATACAGTTCGACAAAATTTTCAAAGAGGGAGTGACGATTGACAATATCGGCAAAGCCATCGCTTCCTTCGAGCGAACCCTGGTCACAGGCCCGTCACCCTTTGATTTTCAGGAACAACTGCGTCCGTTCCTGAAAATGGACAAAGAAGATCTTGAGGATCTGGAAGAGGAATACAAGGCTACTTTAGCATTAACCAAAGCAAACCCGATGTCAAAAAGTGCTTTGCGGGGACGTACGTTATTTTTTAGTGAAAAGGTAAACTGTGCTGCCTGCCATTTAGGACCGAATCTGGCAGACGAAAAATATCATAACCTCGGCGTGGGAATGACAGTCAAGAATCCTGATTTGGGGCGTTATGTTGTTACCAAACAGGAAAAAGATAAAGGTGCTTTCAAAACGCCCACCATTCGTAATGTGGCTCTAAGCGCTCCCTATATGCACGATGGAGCTTTTGAAACTCTGGAGGAAGTTGTTGAGCACTACAACAAGGGAGGCCACCCGAACCCTTATCTCAGCGACAAAGTCAAAAAACTGAACCTCTCAGATCAGGATAAAAAAGATCTGGTCGAGTTTATGAAGGCCTGTACTGGTGCGTTCCCCAAAGTAGAATCCGGACGGTTACCTCAATAAAGAAATAGTATTCTCATTAAAAAACAGCCTGGTTTTAAATACCGGGCTGTTTTTGTTTCCAGTATGAAATGTCGTGCTGTATTCTATAGATATAAATAAAACAAGAATCGTATCATTCATCAAAGGCTGAGCGTGTCAAACCCCAATCCGACGAGACCGGGTTCACCTGTCTGGAAATCTCTGGAAACATGGATCGCCCTGTTTACGATCATCATGATCGCCATCCATCTGGTGTTGCGCTATGGGCTGATTAGCGCTGAAACTACACAGAACATACCGCTCTGGTTAGTCCTCAGCCTGGGCGGCACACCTCTGGTTTGGGGACTGTTGGTCAAAATGATCCATCGTGAGTTTGGTTCGGATCTACTGGCGGGAATTTCCATTGTTGTCTCTGTTTTATTGCATGAGTATCTCGCAGGCTCTCTGGTTGTATTGATGCTTTCCGGGGGAGAAGCATTAGAAGCCTATGCCGTTCGTAGTGCTTCCTCTGTGCTGCAAGCATTAAGTAAAAGGATGCCCTCGATTGCTCATCTCAAAGTCGATTCGAAGGTTGATGATGTTCCCTTGGAACAAATCGCCGTCGAGGACACGTTAGTGATTTTTCCACACGAAATTTGTCCCATTGATGGAGTGGTACTCGAAGGTCATGGCGTGATGGACGAATCCTATCTTACGGGTGAGCCCTATATGATGTCCAAGACTCCGGGATCTCAGGTGCTTTCCGGTGCCATTAATGGTGAATCCGCACTGACGATTCGCGCGGAAAAACGGGCCGTGGATTCCCGTTATGCAAAAATCATGCAGGTGATGCAAACATCGGAACAGCATCGCCCCCGCATGAGGCGAATGGCTGATAAACTTGGTGCGTGGTACACACCACTTGCCGTTTTGATTGGACTGGTGGCCTGGTTCCTTTCTGGTGATCCCGTGCGATTCTTGGCAGTGATGGTAGTTGCCACCCCCTGCCCGCTGCTAATTGCAATTCCGGTTGCCATCATCGGTTCGATTTCTCTTGCAGCCCGCAGAGCAATCATTGTTCGTGATCCTACCGCGTTGGAAACTGCCGACACTTGCCGTACGATTATTTTTGATAAAACAGGTACATTGACCTATGGTAAGCCGGTACTGACGGAACAGTTATGTGCAACCGGATTCGAACCAGACGAAGTCCTTTCCCTCGTAGGTAGTCTGGAACGATTTTCCAAGCATCCATTGGCGGTCGCCATTATGACTGCGATGCAGGAAGCCAAAACCGTGATTCATGATGCCACTGAGATTAGCGAACCACCGGGAGAAGGCTTACAGGGAACGGTCGCCGGACAGACGATCCAGATTACAAGTCGCAAGAAACTTCTCAAACAACAACCCGATCTTGCAGATCAATTACCACCCCAAGCAGGAGGTCTGGAATGTGTGATCCTGATCAACGACCAATATGCTGGTATCTATCGTTTTCGCGATACACCTCGTACCGATGGACTCTCCTTTATTAATCATCTCTCACCACAACATCAAATCCATCGAACCATGCTGGTCTCCGGGGA
The Gimesia aquarii DNA segment above includes these coding regions:
- a CDS encoding DUF1501 domain-containing protein, translating into MQNPTFINRRNLLQVGLGTTAGLLLPTALPAKLATPHHRPQAKHVIMLYMSGGYSHVDTFDPKPELTKRHDQSIGEEEKAAVSGQPIIKRFLKAPLWKFRPNRECGTEVSDLFPHLRKMMHETALIRSMNSDHRDHGEATLQLHTGSTTTAMPGLGAWLSYGLKSFNTNLPSHIVISEHRPYNGPQLWDANFLPAVNSGVRVVPGDEPIPFLKSPTSYERQQLELSLLTKMNQRHLKHRQHDAQLAGRVASFTAAAGLQQQAPEALDLSKETKETLKLYGAERGDQSSYASQCIMARRLVERGVRFVEVIDAVGACRDNWDAAHRDIASHEKYARRVDQPIAALIKDLKQRGLLEDTLLVFCTEFGRSPWAQDGKGTKSRTHHPNAFSCWLAGGSVRGGVVYGETDDIGNYVVKDMVHVHDFHATILHIMGLDHEKLTYRHAGRDFRLTDVHGHVVQEILKA
- a CDS encoding alpha/beta hydrolase codes for the protein MKRFMMIMFLISGMQLSILSFANAREPDAIIDIWPGRAPGETTRETGRPLPRRPSENPPATRVKNITRPQLHVFQPPAEKRNGTAVLIFPGGGYSYVVTDKEGSEAAEWLNQLGITALVVHYRTKQQKTPTPQTNQKLPPFSERPLQDGQRALSLVRKRAKEWGIKPDQIGVIGFSAGGQAASLVTTRFKDRSYKPQDKVDDVSCRPDFSLLIYPWRLLDEKTGKLNEVITVSKKTPPTFLAHAHNDSATPLSSIQFYTALKQNGVGAELHIYETGGHGYGMRPVENSNVDTFPSRAEDWLRQRALIPSRKH
- a CDS encoding DUF1501 domain-containing protein codes for the protein MNDQIIKQAMDVSRRYFLGRGAGVSLGAMALGLLEQSKSLHADQKTALGLADLPHKPPRAKNVIFLTQSGGPSQIELFDHKPGLMKWAGKELPESVRRGQRLTTMTANQKQLIMPSRTKFKRYGESGATLGEWLPYHGEVADELCFIKSMVTDQINHAPAMTKFLTGHQLAGRPSIGAWTSYGLGSENRNLPDYLVLISKMKRPSDQPLYDHYWGSGFLPSRYQGVKLRNSKEPVLYLRDPDGLPRKIRRGMLNGIAELNQMRLKETGDPEIETRIRQYEMAWRMQSSIPELNDLSDEPESTFELYGPDSRRPGSYAANCVLARRLIERGVRFVQLFHPDWDHHSRLGSWCVARCRDTDQASAALVKDLKQRGLLDDTLVVWGGEFGRGVAGQGKWNSPEGGRDHHPRCFTMWLAGGGVKSGMTYGTTDDFSYNVAENPVHVRDLHATVLHLLGIDHERFSYRHQGLDFKLTGVEPSNIIKEILA
- a CDS encoding PSD1 and planctomycete cytochrome C domain-containing protein, which translates into the protein MYDFACLMISSLGYPSVLKPIASLFKPLIIVFVLLTFDKICLAGEVNFSRDILPILSDRCFHCHGPDPTHREADLRLDQQEEATQDRDGTTAIVPGKPEASELFARITTSDPDLLMPPPDSHRKKLTKKQIATLKKWIAEGAEWGRHWAFEKPLKTELVNQELNPIDEFVQRKLAEEGLKLSQLASKRTLIRRLSFDLTGLPPTSEEVESFVNDESKNAYLKLVNRLLKSKHYGERMAMWWLDLARYSDTDGFQGDATRTNWPWRDWVVESFNENKPFDQFTIEQFAGDLLPNATPEQKLATCFHRNHMTNGEGGRDPEESRIDYVIDRVNTTGTVWLGLTLGCCQCHSHKFDPISQADYYSLFAFFNSIDEDGKAGTRAKPYLKFKSPFGKQAIQEALQVVDERRPLEAAARKQAEREFEPWLVKQTDLVQQGFQSWHLPQTRSLNSIEGTVLTQEANGTVQTSGPNPRQDDYRLIASTNLPRVTGLRLEVFPHASHTDGKLTRGANGEFILTDVKLQVRRQGSSQLRDIEIASAVADVEKNAKGRKYGKIKDTLDDDPRNGWTTESHDPKQRHMAVFALKEPLVLDDQEELIFVMLHRSTVGNANIGRFRVMLTDQPGQAVRSLDPMPLEELAAVKSGQDSKIDAKLRKRLLNQFLVDHAAYQKRKANLDRANAQLSKVKKAAGDLNVMVLAERKEPRKTFILERGVWDKHGKEVVRSVPKTIFPLPKEKTKDRLDLARWLVSRENPLTARVVANHLWQMCFGMGLVRTPGDFGLQGERPTHPEVIDWLAVELMEHDWDLQHILRLIVTSQTYQQSSNVSPALLARDPENRLLARGPRFRLPSWMIHDAALRASGLLNPVLGGPPVMPYQPEGVWAEMFMGRYRYEPSQGATQYRRSLYAFWRRSSAPTFLFDSAQRRVCEVRPRRTNTPLQALTLLNDLSVLESSRELARTAMAKETTISNRLDLIARRILSRPLDKREQAVLEREFQMSHKHYRSQPQDAFKLLDVGQPPNKSKVDPGELAAYMVIASMVFNLDEAITHE